A stretch of the Argentina anserina chromosome 6, drPotAnse1.1, whole genome shotgun sequence genome encodes the following:
- the LOC126796925 gene encoding uncharacterized protein LOC126796925 produces the protein MSNEQPKKRKKNLISSYFTKSDRGDATASDAPTPSSPVIPPEIQSSGIDSLNNINAIERDPGKRCPIWKYLVNQRDSIRRAYSLLGPMQPECEFPYSQFSDQQRKCQFSWFKDNPWLEYSKAKDRAYCFPCFLFATENPLNKAFTIEGFKNWKRTVPSDNAFLNHVGRITSSHNSAMQKWDALRNPSSQIEPIFSSKSAKDIEDNRLRLIASIESVRYLASQGIAFRGHDESEESLNQGPFRQLIKSFGRVSLDIKRVIENAPRNAKYISPSIQKDILNILGNQVRGMIREEVGAAKYCLLVDEAIDVSNKKQMAIILRFVDSLGKDKLQVRNMRGQGYDGASNMRDIYKGLQALFLKECPYAYYLHCFAHRLQLTLNATAKGVHEIWKFFSILSLIVNFMNSSGKHHSALKAARKEEIADLVACGELETGTGANQIFSMQRAGATRWGSHYRSIRGLIELFGASKITLVYMSEQGPVDLQREAGDVLKAMQKFVFVFCLLLMNKVMKITETLSQTLQQKSLDFVQAMRFVKHTKELVGDLRKDGWTDFFEHVESFCKKHEIKMPDMHASTSHRSSITNEHHYRVDIFNALIDFQLSELDGRFSEQAIDLLSLASTLDPHSNFSKFKTELVLDLARKYYPEDFYDGEMLSLESECAYYEKDMLDDAMFKNLSSICELCPLLVQTRKSEFYPMLYRLICLVLTLPVSTATTERAFSAMNYIKNKLRNKMEGEFLGDCMVLHIEKDYANSISNDFVIKQI, from the exons ATGTCGAATGAGCAaccaaaaaaaaggaagaaaaactTGATCAGTTCATACTTTACAAAGTCTGATCGTGGTGATGCTACTGCTAGTGATGCTCCAACACCAAGCTCTCCAGTAATTCCTCCTGAGATTCAAAGCAGTGGTATTGACTCTTTGAATAATATCAATGCTATTGAACGTGACCCAGGAAAACGCTGCCCTATATGGAAATATCTTGTCAATCAGCGTGATTCGATCAGAAGAGCATATAGTCTGTTGGGACCAATGCAACCTGAATGTGAGTTCCCTTACTCTCAATTTAGTGATCAACAACGCAAGTGTCAGTTTTCTTGGTTTAAAGATAATCCATGGCTTGAGTATTCAAAAGCTAAGGATAGGGCATATTGTTTTCCTTGTTTCCTTTTTGCTACTGAAAATCCTTTGAACAAAGCATTCACCATTGAAGGGTTCAAAAATTGGAAGAGGACTGTGCCTAGTGATAATGCTTTTCTGAATCATGTAGGAAGAATTACATCATCACATAATAGTGCAATGCAAAAGTGGGATGCATTACGAAACCCATCTAGCCAAATTGAGCCAATCTTTAGTTCAAAATCAGCAAAAGATATAGAGGATAACCGGTTAAGGCTCATAGCTTCTATAGAGAGTGTTAGATATCTAGCTAGCCAAGGAATTGCCTTTAGAGGCCATGATGAATCCGAAGAGTCATTGAATCAAGGACCTTTTAGGCAGCTTATCAAATCCTTTGGAAGAGTTAGTCTAGATATTAAAAGAGTTATAGAAAATGCTCCTAGAAATGCCAAGTATATTAGTCCTTCAATTCAAAAAGACATTCTTAATATTCTTGGTAACCAAGTGAGGGGTATGATACGTGAAGAAGTTGGAGCTGCAAAATATTGTCTTCTTGTTGATGAAGCTATAGATGTTTCTAATAAGAAACAAATGGCGATTATTTTAAGATTTGTTGATTCTCTAGGTAAG GACAAGCTTCAAGTTAGAAATATGCGTGGTCAAGGCTATGATGGTGCTAGCAACATGAGAGACATTTATAAAGGTTTACAAGCATTATTTCTTAAAGAATGTCCTTATGCTTATTATTTGCATTGTTTTGCTCATCGTCTGCAGCTAACACTAAATGCTACTGCCAAGGGGGTACATGAAATTTGGAAattcttttccattttaaGTTTGATTGTGAACTTTATGAACTCTTCCGGCAAGCATCACTCGGCCTTGAAAGCTGctagaaaagaagaaattgcAGACTTGGTGGCTTGTGGTGAACTTGAAACCGGTACAGGGGCCAATCAGATTTTTAGTATGCAACGAGCTGGTGCTACTCGTTGGGGCTCACATTATCGTTCAATTAGGGGTTTGATTGAATTGTTTGGTGCATCTAAAATAACTCTTGTTTATATGAGTGAGCAGGGACCAGTGGATCTTCAAAGAGAGGCTGGAGATGTTCTCAAAGCAATGCAGAAGtttgtctttgttttttgtttgcttCTCATGAACAAGGTAATGAAAATTACTGAGACTCTTTCCCAGACATTGCAGCAAAAGTCTCTTGATTTTGTTCAAGCTATGCGGTTTGTGAAACATACAAAAGAATTGGTTGGAGACCTAAGGAAAGATGGATGGACTGATTTCTTTGAACATGTGGAATCATTTTGTAAGAAACATGAAATTAAAATGCCTGATATGCATGCTAGTACATCTCATCGGTCTTCTATCACTAATGAGCATCATTACCGTGTTGATATATTTAATGCTCTAATTGATTTTCAGCTAAGTGAGTTGGATGGAAGATTTTCAGAGCAAGCAATAGATCTTCTTAGTCTTGCTTCAACCTTGGATCCTCATTCTAATTTCAGTAAGTTTAAAACTGAACTTGTTCTTGATCTTGCAAGAAAATATTATCCTGAAGATTTTTATGATGGTGAGATGCTTTCTCTTGAGTCAGAGTGTGCATACTATGAAAAAGACATGCTTGATGATGCTATGTTTAAGAATTTGTCATCTATTTGTGAGCTGTGTCCATTGTTGGTCCAAACAAGAAAGTCAGAATTTTATCCAATGCTTTATAGATTGATTTGTCTAGTTTTAACTCTTCCGGTATCTACAGCAACAACTGAAAGAGCATTTTCAGCCATGAACTACATCAAGAACAAGCTTAGAAATAAGATGGAAGGAGAGTTTCTAGGTGATTGTATGGTCCTCCACATTGAGAAAGACTATGCTAATTCTATTAGCAATGACTTTGTGATAAAACAAATTTGA